One stretch of Nocardioides perillae DNA includes these proteins:
- a CDS encoding CaiB/BaiF CoA transferase family protein has protein sequence MSIELGQGTGPLRGLRVVEIAGIGPGPHACMTLADLGADVVRVERPGGGMLAGGAHDLLNRGRPSVALDLKQPEAVGVVLDLVEGADVLVEGMRPGVAERLGLGPEQCHARNPRLVYGRMTGWGQTGPFAQVAGHDMNYVAITGTLHGLGQDKTRPHFPANLVGDFGGGSMYLVTGILAALLEARTSGEGQVVDAAIVDGTAHLNAMTSAFLAGGGHREERAANLLDGGAPFYDIYETADGEHMSVGALEPQFYDRFVELLGIAEEAPDRWDPSTWPALRTLVADRFRQRTRAEWVEVFEGTDACVAGVVRLSEAPSHPHMAARGVFVEHEGLVQPAPAPRFSRTEPSLGLPPAPQAGAHTRDALRAWGVADVDGLLERGVAVQA, from the coding sequence ATGAGCATCGAGCTGGGACAGGGCACCGGACCGCTGCGCGGCCTCAGGGTCGTCGAGATCGCCGGGATCGGCCCCGGGCCGCACGCGTGCATGACGCTGGCCGACCTCGGTGCCGACGTGGTCCGCGTGGAGCGGCCCGGCGGCGGCATGCTGGCGGGCGGTGCCCACGACCTGCTCAACCGCGGACGCCCCAGCGTGGCGCTCGACCTCAAGCAGCCCGAGGCGGTCGGCGTCGTGCTCGACCTCGTCGAGGGCGCCGACGTGCTGGTCGAGGGGATGCGACCCGGCGTCGCCGAGCGGCTCGGCCTCGGACCGGAGCAGTGCCATGCGCGCAACCCGCGGCTGGTCTACGGCCGGATGACCGGCTGGGGCCAGACCGGGCCGTTCGCGCAGGTCGCCGGGCACGACATGAACTACGTCGCCATCACCGGCACCCTGCACGGGCTGGGCCAGGACAAGACCCGCCCGCACTTCCCCGCCAACCTGGTGGGCGATTTCGGCGGTGGGTCGATGTACCTCGTCACCGGGATCCTCGCCGCCCTCCTCGAGGCGCGCACGAGCGGCGAGGGCCAGGTCGTCGACGCCGCGATCGTCGACGGCACCGCCCACCTCAACGCGATGACCTCGGCCTTCCTCGCCGGCGGCGGGCACCGCGAGGAGCGCGCCGCCAACCTGCTCGACGGCGGTGCGCCGTTCTACGACATCTACGAGACCGCCGACGGCGAGCACATGAGCGTCGGGGCGCTCGAGCCGCAGTTCTACGACCGCTTCGTCGAGCTGCTCGGCATCGCCGAGGAGGCCCCCGACCGCTGGGACCCCTCCACCTGGCCTGCGCTGCGCACGCTGGTGGCCGACCGCTTCCGCCAGCGCACCCGCGCCGAGTGGGTCGAGGTCTTCGAGGGCACCGACGCCTGCGTCGCCGGGGTCGTGCGGCTCTCCGAGGCGCCGTCGCACCCCCACATGGCCGCGCGTGGGGTCTTCGTCGAGCACGAGGGGCTCGTGCAGCCCGCCCCCGCGCCGCGCTTCTCGCGCACCGAGCCCTCCCTCGGCCTGCCGCCGGCCCCCCAGGCCGGCGCGCACACCCGTGACGCCCTGCGCGCCTGGGGCGTCGCCGACGTCGACGGCCTGCTCGAGCGCGGGGTGGCGGTCCAGGCCTGA
- a CDS encoding PadR family transcriptional regulator → MALEHALLVALTERPGTGLELTRRFDRSIGLFWQATHQQVYRTLGRMERDGWVQVETAGRPGSQRGRGEKRYVVAPAGADALRSWLAEPQPTEQFRSALTVRLRGASYGDRAAVLDDVRTHLTEHAGRLAGYEAMCARDYPDPAALSGAALDQYLVLRGGIGLERFWVDWLTECLAAHDAAPDAARDPAAPDAAAPDPTERTPR, encoded by the coding sequence ATGGCCCTCGAGCACGCCCTCCTCGTCGCGCTGACCGAGCGCCCCGGCACCGGCCTCGAGCTCACCCGCCGCTTCGACCGCTCGATCGGGCTCTTCTGGCAGGCCACCCACCAGCAGGTCTACCGGACGCTGGGCCGCATGGAGCGCGACGGCTGGGTCCAGGTCGAGACCGCCGGCCGCCCGGGGTCCCAGCGCGGCCGTGGCGAGAAGCGCTACGTCGTGGCCCCCGCCGGCGCCGACGCGCTGCGCTCTTGGCTGGCCGAGCCGCAGCCCACCGAGCAGTTCCGCAGCGCGCTGACGGTGCGGCTGCGCGGGGCGTCGTACGGCGATCGCGCGGCCGTCCTCGACGACGTGCGCACCCACCTGACCGAGCACGCCGGTCGCCTGGCCGGCTACGAGGCGATGTGCGCGCGCGACTACCCCGACCCGGCGGCGCTCAGCGGAGCCGCGCTCGACCAGTACCTCGTGCTGCGCGGCGGCATCGGCCTCGAGCGGTTCTGGGTGGACTGGCTGACGGAGTGCCTCGCCGCCCACGACGCCGCACCCGACGCCGCACGCGACCCCGCCGCCCCTGACGCCGCTGCCCCCGACCCGACCGAGAGGACCCCCCGATGA
- a CDS encoding FAD-dependent oxidoreductase, producing MSTSPFPHLLAPLTVGDLTLRNRTVMGSMHTGLEDAVRDLPKLAAYYAERARGGAGLIVTGGYSPTKRGWLKPLAGEMSTRLHAARHRQVTDAVHAEGGAIALQVLHAGRYAYHPFSRGASARKSPITPFRPKAMSSREVDATATAFARSVALARKAGYDAVEVMGSEGYLLNQFLAARTNDRTDAWGGTAEKRMRLAVEVVRRSRELVGDGFPIVFRTSLLDLVEDGQTWEETVELAQRLEAAGVSVLNTGIGWHEARVPTIITQVPRAAWVEHTARLRAAVSVPVCASNRISTPDEAERILADGSADLVSMARPWLADPAIVTKAAAGRADEINTCIACNQACLDHTFSGRKASCLVNPRACRETELVLAPTRRRRRVAVVGAGPAGLSAAVTAAERGHEVTLLEAAPEIGGQFRLAMAVPGKEDFAETLRYYTRRLEVLGVDVRTSTRAEAGDLAAYDDVVVATGVVPRTVDFDGADHPKVVSYADVLSGRVVPGRRVAVVGAGGIGVDVSVWLTHLPGETLEDWKAHWGVGDPSLHRGGLTEPKPRTPAREVTLVQRKTTPIGKGLGKTSGWAHRAVLKQSGVVQVSGATYVRVDDEGLHLLVDGEPRVVACDHVVVCAGQESVRDLHDALAAAGGDTRLHLVGGADVAAELDAERAIRQGTEVAAAI from the coding sequence ATGAGCACCAGCCCCTTCCCGCACCTGCTCGCCCCGCTGACGGTCGGCGACCTCACCCTGCGCAACCGCACGGTGATGGGCTCCATGCACACCGGGCTCGAGGACGCGGTGCGCGACCTGCCGAAGCTCGCCGCCTACTACGCCGAGCGCGCGCGGGGCGGGGCCGGGCTCATCGTCACGGGCGGCTACTCCCCCACCAAGCGCGGCTGGCTGAAGCCGCTCGCCGGGGAGATGAGCACGCGGTTGCACGCCGCGCGCCACCGCCAGGTGACCGACGCGGTGCACGCCGAGGGCGGCGCGATCGCGCTGCAGGTGCTGCACGCCGGGCGCTACGCCTACCACCCCTTCAGCCGCGGCGCGTCGGCGCGCAAGAGCCCCATCACCCCCTTCCGGCCGAAGGCGATGTCGAGCAGGGAGGTCGACGCGACCGCCACCGCCTTCGCCCGCAGCGTCGCGCTCGCGCGGAAGGCCGGCTACGACGCGGTGGAGGTGATGGGCTCGGAGGGCTACCTCCTCAACCAGTTCCTCGCCGCCCGCACCAACGACCGCACCGACGCCTGGGGCGGCACCGCGGAGAAGCGTATGCGCCTCGCGGTCGAGGTCGTGCGCCGCTCCCGCGAGCTGGTCGGCGACGGCTTCCCGATCGTCTTCCGCACCTCGCTGCTCGACCTGGTCGAGGACGGCCAGACCTGGGAGGAGACCGTCGAGCTCGCCCAGCGGCTCGAGGCCGCCGGCGTCAGCGTGCTCAACACCGGGATCGGCTGGCACGAGGCCCGGGTGCCCACGATCATCACCCAGGTGCCCCGGGCGGCCTGGGTCGAGCACACCGCCCGCCTCCGCGCGGCCGTGTCGGTGCCGGTGTGCGCCTCGAACCGGATCAGCACGCCCGACGAGGCCGAGCGCATCCTCGCCGACGGCTCGGCCGACCTGGTCTCCATGGCGCGCCCCTGGCTGGCCGACCCCGCGATCGTCACCAAGGCGGCCGCCGGCCGCGCCGACGAGATCAACACCTGCATCGCCTGCAACCAGGCCTGCCTCGACCACACCTTCTCCGGCCGCAAAGCCTCCTGCCTGGTCAACCCGCGCGCCTGCCGCGAGACCGAGCTCGTCCTCGCACCCACCCGGCGTCGTCGGCGCGTCGCCGTGGTCGGCGCCGGCCCGGCCGGGCTCTCGGCCGCCGTCACCGCCGCCGAGCGCGGCCACGAGGTGACGCTGCTCGAGGCCGCACCCGAGATCGGCGGGCAGTTCCGCCTGGCCATGGCCGTGCCCGGCAAGGAGGACTTCGCGGAGACGCTGCGCTACTACACCCGCCGCCTCGAGGTGCTCGGCGTCGACGTGCGGACCTCGACGCGGGCCGAGGCGGGCGACCTCGCGGCGTACGACGACGTGGTGGTCGCCACCGGCGTCGTCCCGCGCACCGTCGACTTCGACGGCGCCGACCACCCCAAGGTCGTGTCCTACGCCGACGTGCTGAGCGGGCGGGTCGTCCCCGGGCGGCGCGTGGCCGTGGTCGGGGCCGGCGGCATCGGCGTCGACGTCAGCGTCTGGCTGACGCACCTGCCCGGCGAGACGCTCGAGGACTGGAAGGCGCACTGGGGCGTCGGCGACCCGTCGCTGCACCGCGGCGGCCTGACCGAGCCCAAGCCCCGCACGCCCGCGCGCGAGGTGACGCTGGTGCAGCGCAAGACCACGCCCATCGGCAAGGGGCTCGGCAAGACCTCGGGCTGGGCGCACCGGGCGGTGCTGAAGCAGTCGGGGGTCGTGCAGGTGAGCGGCGCGACCTACGTGCGCGTCGACGACGAGGGGCTGCACCTGCTCGTCGACGGAGAGCCGCGCGTCGTGGCCTGCGACCACGTCGTCGTCTGCGCGGGCCAGGAGTCGGTGCGCGACCTGCACGACGCCCTCGCGGCCGCCGGTGGCGACACCCGCCTGCACCTCGTCGGCGGCGCCGACGTCGCCGCGGAGCTCGACGCCGAGCGCGCGATCCGCCAGGGCACCGAGGTGGCCGCGGCGATCTGA
- a CDS encoding aminotransferase class I/II-fold pyridoxal phosphate-dependent enzyme has product MLRDHTDAEARAALPLKWGAVPEGTIPAWVAEMDWHTAPAVTDAVTAALQRGVTGYAPFDDAGVGAAYAGFARRQWGWEVPPEASVPVPAVVPGLRLVLESLCPPGPVVVPLPCYPPFRDVVALAGREAVHVETDPDDPEAALDLAAVERAFAAGARTLLLCSPHNPLGRVARRAELEALRDLAAHHGARVVADEVHAPLTLPDGPAFTPYLAVDPRGIAVTSTTKSFNAPGLPCAQVVALDPEDRAVLQALPLVQTHGWSPLGAVASVAAWRHGDAWLAAVRDRVAANRDLLGTLLAAHLPLARTRRLEATYLAWLDLRAYAAPDGRGPDPVARAEAGGVRLGPGEDYHPGLPGHARLNLATSPDRLTEVVRRLGVALAPA; this is encoded by the coding sequence GTGCTGCGCGACCACACCGACGCCGAGGCCAGGGCGGCGCTGCCGCTGAAGTGGGGAGCCGTGCCCGAGGGCACGATCCCCGCCTGGGTGGCCGAGATGGACTGGCACACCGCGCCCGCCGTCACCGACGCGGTCACCGCGGCGCTGCAGCGGGGCGTCACCGGCTACGCGCCGTTCGACGACGCCGGCGTCGGCGCGGCGTACGCCGGGTTCGCGCGGCGGCAGTGGGGCTGGGAGGTGCCCCCCGAGGCGAGCGTGCCCGTGCCCGCGGTGGTGCCCGGACTGCGGCTGGTGCTGGAGTCGCTGTGCCCGCCGGGGCCGGTGGTGGTGCCGCTGCCGTGCTACCCGCCCTTCCGCGACGTCGTCGCGCTCGCCGGTCGCGAGGCCGTCCACGTCGAGACCGACCCCGACGACCCCGAGGCGGCGCTCGACCTCGCCGCGGTCGAGCGGGCCTTCGCCGCCGGCGCGCGCACCCTGCTGCTCTGCTCGCCGCACAACCCGCTCGGCCGGGTCGCGCGTCGCGCGGAGCTCGAGGCGCTGCGCGACCTCGCCGCGCACCACGGCGCCCGCGTCGTGGCCGACGAGGTGCACGCGCCGTTGACGCTGCCCGACGGGCCCGCGTTCACGCCCTACCTCGCCGTCGACCCGCGCGGCATCGCCGTCACCAGCACGACCAAGTCGTTCAACGCCCCCGGCCTGCCCTGCGCCCAGGTCGTCGCCCTCGACCCGGAGGACCGCGCGGTGCTGCAGGCGCTGCCGCTCGTGCAGACCCACGGCTGGTCGCCGCTGGGCGCCGTCGCCTCGGTCGCGGCGTGGCGCCACGGCGACGCGTGGCTCGCCGCCGTGCGCGACCGCGTCGCGGCCAACCGCGACCTGCTCGGCACGCTGCTCGCGGCACACCTGCCGCTCGCGCGCACCCGGCGGCTCGAGGCGACCTACCTGGCGTGGCTCGACCTCCGGGCGTACGCCGCGCCCGACGGCCGCGGGCCCGACCCCGTCGCGCGGGCCGAGGCGGGCGGGGTCCGGCTCGGGCCGGGCGAGGACTACCACCCCGGGCTGCCGGGCCACGCCCGCCTGAACCTCGCGACCTCGCCGGACCGGCTGACCGAGGTCGTGCGCCGGCTGGGCGTGGCCCTGGCCCCCGCCTGA
- a CDS encoding diacylglycerol/lipid kinase family protein yields MTRSFTLLVNPASGGGAAPGAVVPVARLLRDAGAQVEVTYSPGSRAVHDLVTRAVQRGDVVVSVGGDGMLSSLVGPVSRQGGTLGLLPAGRGNDFARALGLPDDPAAQAQVLLAGRARTVDLVAATWPGQEERRVAGSVYAGVDALASDLVDRAHRLPSAVQYPYAAVRALSTFRPGRYRLDVDGVEVEHDAATVVVAGSGFYGKGMHIAPDAVLDDGLLDVVVIEAASKRALIRSLPKVYDGSHVHLDAVHVRRARRVELRAEARGGVPVGGDGEGLGVLPGLDAEPLVVEVVPGALTVLAP; encoded by the coding sequence GTGACGCGGTCCTTCACGTTGCTGGTCAACCCCGCCTCGGGCGGCGGCGCGGCCCCCGGTGCGGTCGTCCCGGTCGCGCGCCTGCTGCGCGACGCGGGCGCGCAGGTCGAGGTGACCTACTCGCCCGGGTCACGGGCGGTGCACGACCTCGTGACCCGCGCGGTGCAGCGCGGCGACGTCGTCGTCTCGGTCGGCGGCGACGGCATGCTGTCGTCGCTGGTCGGCCCGGTCTCGCGGCAGGGCGGCACCCTCGGCCTGCTGCCCGCCGGGCGCGGCAACGACTTCGCGCGCGCGCTCGGCCTGCCCGACGACCCGGCGGCCCAGGCGCAGGTGCTCCTCGCGGGGCGCGCCCGCACGGTCGACCTGGTGGCCGCGACCTGGCCCGGGCAGGAGGAGCGGCGCGTGGCCGGCTCGGTCTACGCCGGCGTCGACGCGCTCGCCTCCGACCTCGTCGACCGGGCGCACCGCCTCCCCTCCGCTGTGCAGTACCCCTACGCCGCCGTCCGCGCCCTCTCGACCTTCCGGCCGGGCCGCTACCGCCTCGACGTCGACGGGGTCGAGGTGGAGCACGACGCGGCGACGGTGGTCGTGGCGGGCTCGGGCTTCTACGGCAAGGGCATGCACATCGCCCCCGACGCCGTGCTCGACGACGGCCTGCTCGACGTCGTCGTCATCGAGGCGGCCTCCAAGCGCGCACTCATCCGCAGCCTGCCCAAGGTGTACGACGGGTCGCACGTGCACCTCGACGCCGTCCACGTGCGCCGGGCCCGCCGCGTCGAGCTGCGCGCCGAGGCGCGCGGCGGCGTGCCGGTCGGCGGCGACGGCGAGGGCCTCGGCGTCCTGCCGGGGCTCGACGCGGAGCCGCTCGTCGTCGAGGTGGTGCCGGGGGCGCTCACGGTCCTCGCGCCCTAG
- a CDS encoding FAD-binding oxidoreductase codes for MTTTGAGPAAAPERPTVPEMHPQRWGDPARATALPEATAGLVELAFGHHETPAVADPRPPAPRLDPGLLDDLRAVVGEAHVLCDDATRRLRTRGKSTPDLLRARAGDLSDAPDAVVRPGDHDEVQAVLDWAVEHRVALVPFGGGTSVTGGLVARRDGLAGVVSLDLVRMKRLVALDPVSRTATLEPGLRGPEAEALLAAEGFTLGHFPQSFEFASIGGFAATRSSGQSSAGYGRFDAMVVGLTAATPRGRLDLGSSPANAAGPDLRQLLLGSEGALGVVTAVTVRVRPVPEEKAYEGWHWPSFEAGQTAMRTLAQAGQLPTVLRLSDEHETVLNLARPDAIGADGSEGADGDGAPGGGCLMITGYEGTPAAVARRRDEVTEVLTALGGRRLGTDPGEAWTHGRFDAPYLRDSMLDAGVLVETMETATFWSRVPALYAAVRAALVASLGEQAIVLCHVSHVYETGCSLYFTVAAPAGDAPLERWLAAKSAASDAMLDQGATITHHHAVGTDHKPWLAREVGPVGVELLRALKAAADPTGVLNPGVLVP; via the coding sequence ATGACGACCACCGGAGCAGGCCCCGCTGCGGCGCCGGAGCGCCCCACCGTGCCCGAGATGCACCCCCAGCGCTGGGGCGACCCGGCCCGTGCCACCGCGTTGCCCGAGGCGACCGCCGGCCTGGTGGAGCTCGCCTTCGGCCACCACGAGACGCCCGCGGTGGCCGACCCGCGGCCCCCCGCCCCCCGCCTCGACCCGGGCCTGCTCGACGACCTGCGGGCCGTCGTCGGCGAGGCCCACGTGCTCTGCGACGACGCGACCCGGCGCCTGCGCACCCGCGGCAAGTCGACGCCCGACCTGCTGCGCGCCCGCGCCGGCGACCTGTCCGACGCCCCCGACGCCGTGGTGCGCCCCGGCGACCACGACGAGGTGCAGGCGGTCCTCGACTGGGCGGTGGAGCACCGCGTCGCGCTGGTGCCCTTCGGCGGCGGCACGTCGGTGACCGGCGGCCTCGTCGCCCGGCGCGACGGCCTCGCCGGCGTCGTCAGCCTCGACCTGGTGCGGATGAAGCGGCTCGTGGCCCTCGACCCGGTCTCGCGCACCGCCACCCTCGAGCCGGGTCTGCGTGGTCCCGAGGCCGAGGCGCTGCTCGCGGCGGAGGGTTTCACGCTCGGCCACTTCCCGCAGTCGTTCGAGTTCGCCTCGATCGGCGGCTTCGCCGCCACCCGCTCGAGCGGGCAGTCCAGCGCGGGCTACGGCCGCTTCGACGCCATGGTCGTCGGGCTCACCGCGGCCACCCCGCGGGGACGCCTCGACCTGGGCTCCTCGCCGGCCAACGCCGCCGGCCCCGACCTGCGCCAGCTGCTGCTCGGCTCCGAGGGCGCGCTCGGCGTCGTCACCGCCGTCACCGTGCGCGTGCGCCCCGTGCCGGAGGAGAAGGCCTACGAGGGCTGGCACTGGCCCTCCTTCGAGGCAGGGCAGACGGCCATGCGCACGCTCGCCCAGGCCGGCCAGCTGCCCACCGTGCTGCGGCTCTCCGACGAGCACGAGACCGTGCTCAACCTCGCGCGGCCCGACGCGATCGGGGCCGACGGGTCCGAGGGAGCGGACGGGGACGGGGCGCCCGGCGGTGGCTGCCTGATGATCACCGGCTACGAGGGCACCCCCGCCGCCGTCGCGCGCCGCCGCGACGAGGTCACCGAGGTGCTCACCGCCCTGGGTGGCCGGCGCCTCGGCACCGACCCCGGGGAGGCCTGGACCCACGGTCGGTTCGACGCGCCGTACCTGCGCGACTCGATGCTCGACGCCGGTGTGCTCGTGGAGACGATGGAGACGGCGACCTTCTGGTCGCGGGTGCCTGCGCTGTACGCCGCGGTGCGCGCCGCCCTCGTCGCGAGCCTCGGCGAGCAGGCGATCGTGCTGTGCCACGTCAGCCACGTCTACGAGACCGGGTGCTCGCTCTACTTCACCGTCGCCGCGCCGGCGGGCGACGCGCCCCTCGAGCGGTGGCTCGCCGCCAAGTCCGCGGCCTCCGACGCGATGCTCGACCAGGGGGCGACCATCACCCACCACCACGCCGTCGGCACCGACCACAAGCCGTGGCTGGCCCGCGAGGTCGGCCCCGTCGGGGTCGAGCTGCTGCGCGCGCTGAAGGCCGCGGCCGACCCCACCGGCGTCCTGAACCCGGGGGTGCTCGTCCCGTGA
- a CDS encoding TetR/AcrR family transcriptional regulator: MTSLRHNTQDAYLDAARACILDVGWRRTTLTEVARRAGVSRMTIYRTWRDMAALLADLMTREWGALVDRVGTRLADTDLDEVEQLAEAVSATVEALRANELFIRIVELDPELLLPYLLHRRGRSQDLVLALVEDQVRRGQEAGTVRTGAPAAIARGLVLAAHGFAFSSHTMVDDEVSEADVDAELRELVRRAVRA, from the coding sequence ATGACGTCACTCCGTCACAACACCCAGGACGCCTACCTCGATGCAGCGCGCGCCTGCATCCTCGACGTCGGCTGGCGTCGTACGACGCTCACCGAGGTGGCGCGCCGGGCCGGGGTCTCGCGCATGACGATCTACCGCACGTGGCGCGACATGGCCGCGCTCCTCGCCGACCTGATGACGCGGGAGTGGGGCGCGCTGGTCGACCGCGTCGGCACCCGGCTCGCCGACACCGACCTCGACGAGGTCGAGCAGCTCGCCGAGGCGGTCTCCGCGACCGTCGAGGCGCTGCGCGCCAACGAGCTGTTCATCCGCATCGTGGAGCTCGACCCCGAGCTGCTGCTGCCCTACCTGCTGCACCGCCGCGGCCGGAGCCAGGACCTGGTGCTCGCGCTCGTCGAGGACCAGGTGCGCCGCGGCCAGGAGGCCGGCACCGTGCGCACCGGCGCGCCGGCCGCGATCGCCCGCGGTCTCGTGCTGGCGGCCCACGGCTTCGCCTTCTCCTCGCACACGATGGTCGACGACGAGGTCTCGGAGGCCGACGTCGACGCCGAGCTGCGCGAGCTGGTGCGCCGGGCGGTGCGGGCGTGA
- a CDS encoding FAD-dependent oxidoreductase: MTGAGATGAGATRIGAGVADLPDEVDLVVVGLGVTGAGVALDAATRGLRVLAVDAHDLAFGTSRWSSKLVHGGLRYLAHGQVGVAHESAVERGVLMEVTAPHLTRAMPMVIPLSSGVTGAQGGVARAGLWAGDLLRRAAGTDRETLPRPRRISTEETLRLAPGLRRAGLRGGLLSWDGQLEDDARLVVTLARTAAARGALVRTRARVERARGDGVVLRDGLTGATHHVRAAAVVNATGVWAGDVDDEVRLRPSRGTHLVLRADTLPGLTATVTAPVPGETNRFVMVIPQPDGTLYVGLTDEPVEGPVPDVPEPTEPEVGFLLDVVAAAFERPLRRNDVVGAFAGLRPLLDVAPAPGTGEDGGGPGRTADLSRRHAVLTSASGVVTVVGGKLTTYRRMAEDAVDAALVASPGLAGRAGPCVTRSTPLLGAADRTTLASLEQPRRLVRRYGTDAALVLDTARQVTGFGDEELLAPAAPGVPVCLAELVFGVTHEGAVDVDDLLDRRTRVGLVPADRALAEPLARRALALASPSR, encoded by the coding sequence GTGACCGGGGCGGGTGCGACCGGGGCGGGCGCCACCCGCATCGGGGCCGGCGTCGCGGACCTCCCCGACGAGGTCGACCTGGTCGTCGTCGGGCTCGGCGTGACCGGCGCCGGCGTCGCCCTCGACGCCGCGACCCGCGGCCTGCGCGTGCTCGCCGTCGACGCCCACGACCTCGCCTTCGGCACCTCGCGGTGGTCCTCGAAGCTCGTGCACGGCGGGTTGCGCTACCTCGCGCACGGCCAGGTCGGCGTCGCCCACGAGTCGGCCGTCGAGCGCGGCGTGCTCATGGAGGTCACCGCACCCCACCTGACCCGGGCGATGCCGATGGTCATACCGCTGTCCTCCGGCGTCACCGGCGCCCAGGGCGGCGTCGCGCGGGCCGGCCTGTGGGCCGGCGACCTGCTGCGGCGCGCCGCCGGCACCGACCGCGAGACGCTGCCGCGCCCGCGGCGCATCAGCACCGAGGAGACGCTGCGGCTCGCCCCGGGCCTGCGCCGCGCCGGGCTCCGCGGCGGCCTGCTGTCGTGGGACGGCCAGCTCGAGGACGACGCCCGCCTCGTGGTCACCCTCGCGCGCACCGCCGCCGCGCGCGGCGCCCTGGTGCGCACGCGGGCGCGGGTCGAGCGGGCACGCGGCGACGGCGTGGTGCTGCGCGACGGGCTGACCGGGGCGACCCACCACGTGCGCGCGGCCGCGGTCGTCAACGCCACGGGTGTGTGGGCCGGCGACGTCGACGACGAGGTGCGGCTGCGCCCGAGCCGCGGCACCCACCTGGTGCTGCGCGCCGACACCCTGCCCGGCCTCACCGCCACCGTCACCGCCCCGGTGCCGGGCGAGACCAACCGCTTCGTCATGGTCATCCCCCAGCCCGACGGCACGCTCTACGTCGGTCTCACCGACGAGCCCGTCGAGGGGCCGGTGCCCGACGTGCCGGAGCCGACCGAGCCCGAGGTCGGCTTCCTCCTCGACGTGGTCGCCGCGGCCTTCGAGCGGCCGCTGCGGCGCAACGACGTCGTCGGCGCCTTCGCCGGGCTGCGGCCGCTGCTCGACGTGGCACCCGCGCCCGGCACGGGCGAGGACGGCGGCGGGCCCGGCCGCACCGCCGACCTCTCGCGTCGCCACGCCGTGCTCACCTCGGCCTCGGGCGTCGTGACGGTCGTGGGCGGCAAGCTCACGACCTACCGCCGGATGGCCGAGGACGCCGTCGACGCCGCGCTCGTCGCCTCGCCCGGGCTCGCCGGGCGGGCCGGGCCGTGCGTCACGCGGTCGACCCCGCTGCTCGGCGCGGCCGACCGCACCACCCTGGCCTCGCTGGAGCAGCCGCGGCGCCTCGTCCGCCGCTACGGCACCGACGCGGCGCTCGTCCTCGACACGGCGCGGCAGGTGACCGGGTTCGGCGACGAGGAGCTGCTCGCCCCGGCCGCACCGGGCGTCCCGGTGTGCCTGGCCGAGCTCGTCTTCGGGGTGACCCACGAGGGCGCCGTCGACGTCGACGACCTGCTGGACCGGCGTACGCGCGTGGGGCTGGTGCCCGCCGACCGCGCGCTCGCCGAGCCCCTCGCCCGCCGCGCCCTCGCCCTCGCCTCCCCCTCGCGGTAG
- a CDS encoding sigma-70 family RNA polymerase sigma factor: MESTMTEVREAPTGPTTGPTTGQTTGPTGLAAKQAELADFPSLTQRYQRELLAHCYRMSGSVHEAEDLVQETLLRAWRASADFEGRSSVRTWLYRIATNVCLTNLEGRPRRPLPTGLGTADSLAGDALEADPEVPWLEPVPDAAVVVAERDTIRLAFIAALQHLPARQRAVLVLRDVLRWSAAETAEALDTTTAAVNSALQRAHAQMASRALTADTVQDELTAEQRVLLDRYVEAFWRKDVDEVVRLLTADAVWEMPPFTGWYRGAENIARLIDTQCPGGAHDMPMVATWANGQPAFGLYMRGPEGDFVPFQLQVLELDGDRVAHVGAFFGERLFATFGLPDRLPADVRPDAGAARSGPGGSGHDVSA, encoded by the coding sequence GTGGAGAGCACGATGACCGAGGTGCGGGAGGCCCCGACGGGGCCGACGACAGGGCCGACGACAGGGCAGACGACGGGGCCGACGGGCCTCGCGGCGAAGCAGGCCGAGCTGGCCGACTTCCCGTCGCTGACGCAGCGCTACCAGCGCGAGCTGCTCGCGCACTGCTACCGGATGAGCGGCTCGGTCCACGAGGCCGAGGACCTGGTGCAGGAGACGCTGCTGCGCGCGTGGCGGGCGTCGGCGGACTTCGAGGGCCGCTCGTCGGTGCGCACCTGGCTCTACCGCATCGCCACCAACGTCTGCCTGACCAACCTGGAGGGTCGGCCGCGCCGGCCGCTGCCGACCGGCCTCGGCACCGCCGACTCGCTCGCCGGCGACGCGCTCGAGGCCGACCCCGAGGTGCCCTGGCTCGAGCCGGTGCCCGACGCCGCCGTCGTGGTGGCCGAGCGCGACACGATCCGACTCGCCTTCATCGCCGCGCTCCAGCACCTGCCGGCGCGCCAGCGCGCGGTGCTCGTCCTGCGCGACGTGCTGCGCTGGTCGGCGGCCGAGACGGCCGAGGCGCTCGACACCACCACCGCGGCGGTCAACTCCGCGCTGCAGCGTGCCCACGCGCAGATGGCGAGCCGGGCGCTGACCGCCGACACCGTCCAGGACGAGCTCACCGCCGAGCAGCGGGTGCTGCTCGACCGCTACGTCGAGGCGTTCTGGCGCAAGGACGTCGACGAGGTCGTGCGGCTGCTCACCGCCGACGCGGTGTGGGAGATGCCGCCCTTCACCGGGTGGTACCGCGGCGCGGAGAACATCGCCCGCCTCATCGACACGCAGTGCCCGGGCGGCGCGCACGACATGCCGATGGTCGCGACCTGGGCCAACGGGCAGCCCGCCTTCGGTCTCTACATGCGCGGGCCGGAGGGCGACTTCGTGCCCTTCCAGCTGCAGGTGCTCGAGCTCGACGGCGACCGCGTCGCGCACGTCGGCGCGTTCTTCGGCGAGCGGCTCTTCGCGACCTTCGGGCTGCCCGACCGGCTGCCCGCCGACGTGCGCCCCGACGCGGGCGCCGCTCGCTCGGGGCCCGGCGGCTCCGGCCACGACGTCTCGGCCTAG